In Lentimicrobium sp. L6, the genomic window GTTATAGTTCGTCAGGAATTACAAATGCTTATTGGCAAGTGGTTTGGGCTGAAACAGAAAGTGGTCATGGTGTTACAGAAGGAGGTTCTTCTGGTTCCCCCATTTTTGATCAAAATGGATATTTAATTGGAACTTTAACAGGAGGGCAAGCTGCTTGTTCTAATTTAACGGGTCCTGATTTTTATGGAAAAATAAGTGTGCATTGGGAAGATAATGGAACAGCAGATGATGAGCAATTAATGCCTTGGTTAGATCCTTTAAATTCTGGGATAGAGAAAATGTCAGGGACCTATTTAGGCCTAGATGAAAAGGATCTCATTCAAACAGATCTTTTTAGTCTTTTTCCTAATCCAGCACAAGAATCGGTGACTTTGTATTTTAAAGAAGATTATAGAGATTTGAGCATTCAGCTTTATGATATAAAAGGGTCGCTTGTGAATGAGACCATGCAGAATGGAAATAGTCAAGTTATACCTACTGACCATCTCATGAATGGAGTGTATTTCATTAAAGCCACTAATAGCAAGTCAAGTCAAACGATACGATTTTTAAAGAACTAGTTTTACTTTATCTTCTCTTTAAAACTATAATCCATTTCGCTCCATGGTTTTGGTCTCTTATGGCTTAATGTCCTTTTTATAAGCTCCTCAAAAGTATGGGAATTTTGTTCTTGAGTAAGATGGATACACTCTAGATATCTGGAGAAACACATCCTTCTACCTTCAAAGCCTTGGCTAATGGGGTAATTAATATCTTCTTGTATCACTATCCATTTAATAGAATAGAGGAGCTCTTCGAGATCTAAATCTATTTTGTTTCCCAATTCATTATAATACTTTGAGCCATGATATTGTTTTACGAGTTTTAGGAGTTGAGGAGTGGGAGGAGTAGGCCTATAGTTCAGAAGAGTTTTGACCTTTTTAATTTCTATCCTTCCTGTTTGACTCAGTTCCATTAAAACATCACTAAGTTTCTCTGCATCTATCTTTCCATGGAGGATTTTATTATAAATATCAACTAAGATATTCGAATGTGATAAAGAGGTCTCTTTTCCCTTTCTATCCAAATCAATTCTGTAATCGTAGATTATTTTTGATCCTTTAAATTTAGATTTATAACCTGGGAAGGAAACAGAAATGATAGAATGGTTTTCACAAGTTTCTAATTTTATAAATTTGCTATTAAATTGGGATAATGATAGTGATTTCCCAAAATCATTTTTCTTAAAATTATCTTCTAAATATTTTTGTAGTAGTGAATAGCTCATTATTACAGTCTAGCTTGTTCTTATTGAATTGTATTAGGAGAGGGGATTTTAATAATAAATAAACTTCCTTTTCCTACTTCGCTCTCTACCTCTAAACTCCCACCATGTTTTTTTATGAAATCATAGCATAGATATAGTCCCAGGCCACTTCCTCTTTCGCCTCTTGTACCATTGGTGCTAATATTTTGTGTATTTACGCGGAAAAGCTGTTTTAGCTTATCTTGTTCTATACCAATACCACTATCTTTAATTTCAATAATGAGTTCGTGATTGTCTATTTTGGATAAAATTGATATTTCGCCTTCCTCTTGGGTGTATTTTATGGCATTATTAATCAGGTTCCTAATAACCAAATTAATCATTTCTTTGTCAAATTTTGCTGTGATATCGTTCTCACATTTGTTGACCATTTTAATTTTCTTAATCCGGGCACTTTCCTTAAATAATAATAGGTTAGATTGAATGATTTCAGAAATACTATTTTCTTTTGGATGAAAAGAGATGTCATTTTTTTGGGATAAAGACCACATTAAGAGGTTTTCCAATAATTCAAAAGTATTTTTTAATGTTTCTTTCAGTCTAAGTAAAATTTCTTGCTGTTCCTCTTGAGGAATGTTTTCATCCTCATTAACTAATAATTCTAATAAGGAATCGAGAGTTCCAAGAGGACCTCTTAAGTCATGAGCAATAATGGAGAATAGCTGATCTTTATCTTGGTTGGCAATGATTAATTTGTCCTCAAGTTCTTTGCTATCAGTAATGTCCATTATGGCAGAGAATAGTGCTGGGTGACCATCGAAGGAAATGAAGTTTGAGGATATTAGAGACCAGAATTCTTTTCCTCCAGCCGTTTTTAATTTAAATTCTGTATTCTTTACAAAGCCATGTTTATTCAATTGGCTTATTAGTTGATTCCTCTTTTCTGGTTCTACATATAACATCGATGACGGCTTTTTCAGTGCTAAATGGGATGTGATTTCAAATTTTTCACAAGCTCGAGGATTTAAATATAGAATTTTATTGTCTTCTGAGGAGGATATAATAATCGGGAATGGGGCGTTCTCAGCTAAATTGCGATACCTTTCCTCTAAACCAGAGATGAGCTTTTCTTTTTGCTTTCTATTTTCACTTTCATCTTTCAATTTTTTTGAAAGAGAATAGAATCTAATGGCAATAAAAGAAATGATTATTGTAAAAGAGATAATGATTCCAAATATGATATATGCTTTTTTATTACTTGGTTGTGGATTTCTTTCATAAATTAAACCCTCCATTGAAAATTCTCGAGGTAACATTCCCAATTCAGAATATATTTCCCCAATTCTTCTCCATCGATCTTTATTGATATAACCAATCTCTATCACATTGGGCATAATTAATCTATTGGTTTGTTGTGCTTCATACTCAAGGTGTGCTTTACTATGACGGGTACTATAATGTTCGAGAATGATATTGATGAGGGCATCTTGGTTTTTTAGGGCATAATCCCAACCTTTTAAAGATGCTTCTAAAAATGCTTTTACTCTTTGTGGATGGTTTTGGATCTCATCATCAGTTGTAAATAAGTTATCCCCATAAAAATCTATTCCACTTGCTCTGGGATTGAATATATTGTATTCCACTCCGGATTCAATCAAAAGAAAAGGTTCATCGGTGGAATATGCCGACATGGCGTCAGCCTCTTGGTTGATGAGTGATTGTGGTGAAAATGTATGATTAATAAAAGACAAATCATCTAAAGGAATTTGCTCCATAGCTAGATAAGCCAAAAGCTCGGCTGTTTGATTTTCGAGCATGATAGTTTTCCCTGCCAAATCATGGATATTATCATTTCCATCTTTTTTAAGGCTTAAAAATATATGTGGCGAATGTTGAAAAATATTAGCTAATAGAACCACTGGAAATCCTGAGTTTCTTGCTAAAATGATGTCTGAAGAGGCTATTCCATATTGTGCCTCACCATTTAATACAGAAGAAATAGGCTCGTCATCATGTTCGGCTTCAATGATCTCAACAAATAAGCCATTATTTTTATAATAACCTTTTTCAATGGCTGCATAGTATCCTGCAAACTGGAATTGGTGTTTCCATTTTAATTTAAGTTGTATGCTGTCTAGTGTTTGAATAGGAGCAGAAAAAGCACCTAAATTACTTACTAGAAGTAAAAGGGTCAGAAACCATATTTTTGTATTTGCTTTCATACTTATTTGCCTTGTTTATTTTCACTCTATTAAGCTTTTTAAGCGGTATAGAGTATTAGGGGTTTATTTCAAAATAGGTATATTAAAATAAAATACAGACCCTACTCCAAGAGTAGAATCAACCCAAATACTACCTCCTAACATTTCTGCATAAGCTTTACAAATAGCTAATCCCAATCCCGATCCTTCAAAAGCTCGAGCATCTAGAACATCAACTTGTTCGAATCTTTGAAATATGGCTTCAATTCTATTTTTAGGAATCCCTATTCCTTCATCTTTTACATAAAACTCTAAAAACTGTTGTTCTTTATAGCAGCCTATTTCAATCTCTCCTACGTCAGAATATTTTATGGCGTTTTTTATCAGATTAGTCAATATGGAATGGAGTTTATGTTTATCGGTTTGAATGATGTTTACATCTTCAGGGACTTGGTATAGCCATTCTAACTTGAGTCCTTTGTTTTCGACTTCTGGTTTAAAGAAACTATAAAGGACATCCATTTCATCATTAATATTTACTTCAGATTTGACTGTAAGCATTTGTCCTGTTTCTATTTTCGATATATCAATAAGATCATTAACGGTATCCAACATTCTGTCACCACTTCTCTTTATAATATCGATATACATCTTTTGCTCATCGCCAGTTAAATCTGGCTCTTTTAATAACTCCGTAAAACCTAAGATACCATTCATTGGGGTCCTAATCTCATGGCTCATATTGGCCAAAAATGAAGATTTCAAACGGTCAGACTCCTCCGCTTTTTCTTTTGCCTTTATAAGCTCTTTTTGGTTTTGGATTTCTTTTGTAATATCCTTTATTACAATTAAAAAACGGTTCTCAATGGGTACCATATAAAACTCACAAGTTTTCTTCTTTCTATTTTTAGTGTAGATATGCCATTTTTGCATTTCTATGTCCGATTTGGTATCAATTGCTTTTTGAATAGCTAGGTTCATAGATTCTTGAACATAAAGTCTGTATTCAAGGTTTGGGTAGGCTAATTCCCACCATTTCTGTGCTGAAGGTAGGTCTTTTATAGTGTATCCAAATATCTGAATGAATTTGTCGTTGACATACTCTACTTTTTCGTTAAAATCGGTTATCACCATTGGAATAGGTGATTTTTTAATGAACAATTCAAGGTTCGATTGGTTATTGTCAGCTTCTTGCTTGGCTAATTTAAGTTCAAGATTTTGAGTGATTAGTTTCTCTTCGTTTTCCTTTAATAATTCTTCGGCTTGTTTTAAATTTGTTATGTCCAATAAGGAAGTTACACTATTAGTGCTGTCAGGTATCATATCCACCACAACGAGTATATTCTTTATGTTTTTATGGTGATCTACAAAACGAAATTCATATTGAGATTGTGCTTTGTTTTTAGCATTTCTTCTTAGATGGTGTTGGTTTTGCATCATTTCTGAATCTTCAGAATGCACAAAATCAGACCATTTTTTTTTATTGATAATTTCAATTAAGGGAAGCCCGGAAAGTACTGAGAATTTTGTGTTGGCAAGTGTTATGACACCTTCGTTATTGATAATGCAAGTTGCGGTTCCCGTATTTTCAAAAACAGTTCTGTAAATTTCTTCACTCACTTCTAAAGTCTTTTGAAGTTCATGCTTTTCAGTTACATCTCTAACGGCAGCTATTCTAACTTTTTCTCCGTTATGCCTAACGTCTTTGGCTTCTATTTCGGCAAGAAAAAAAGTTCCATCCTTTTTCTTTATTGTTATGGTATATGGGTTTACTTGTTTTTGCTTTATTTTGGAGTAGACTAACTTCTTGTCTTGTTCATATGGAATATAATTAGATATCAGTTTTCCTACAGATTCATTAGCATTATATCCGAG contains:
- a CDS encoding ABC transporter substrate-binding protein, giving the protein MKANTKIWFLTLLLLVSNLGAFSAPIQTLDSIQLKLKWKHQFQFAGYYAAIEKGYYKNNGLFVEIIEAEHDDEPISSVLNGEAQYGIASSDIILARNSGFPVVLLANIFQHSPHIFLSLKKDGNDNIHDLAGKTIMLENQTAELLAYLAMEQIPLDDLSFINHTFSPQSLINQEADAMSAYSTDEPFLLIESGVEYNIFNPRASGIDFYGDNLFTTDDEIQNHPQRVKAFLEASLKGWDYALKNQDALINIILEHYSTRHSKAHLEYEAQQTNRLIMPNVIEIGYINKDRWRRIGEIYSELGMLPREFSMEGLIYERNPQPSNKKAYIIFGIIISFTIIISFIAIRFYSLSKKLKDESENRKQKEKLISGLEERYRNLAENAPFPIIISSSEDNKILYLNPRACEKFEITSHLALKKPSSMLYVEPEKRNQLISQLNKHGFVKNTEFKLKTAGGKEFWSLISSNFISFDGHPALFSAIMDITDSKELEDKLIIANQDKDQLFSIIAHDLRGPLGTLDSLLELLVNEDENIPQEEQQEILLRLKETLKNTFELLENLLMWSLSQKNDISFHPKENSISEIIQSNLLLFKESARIKKIKMVNKCENDITAKFDKEMINLVIRNLINNAIKYTQEEGEISILSKIDNHELIIEIKDSGIGIEQDKLKQLFRVNTQNISTNGTRGERGSGLGLYLCYDFIKKHGGSLEVESEVGKGSLFIIKIPSPNTIQ
- a CDS encoding PAS domain S-box protein; protein product: MVKNLKEAGKTYLLITFEPKSLEKNTEFKSLLKGTKDGVLIVNKNLRVIELNPAFLEITDLTREQVIGKSGFVLAKKFGSVQSLGALLNNLKRMFLGQNVAEYEIPYKNKTLSISSGLNFNSNLYYVTIRDISETRKSQTALKDSENLYRTLFNSSKDAIMTIDVETMRFSSGNMAILKMFGLNNLNDFLNKNPWEISPKKQKDGSDSKEKALKNIDIALKEGFTQFEWEHIRDNGEVFPVVVTLSNIITEDKTIIQAIVRDLSKEKLHEKAIYESEEKYKFLAKSTFEGILVHKDGVIIDANESFYKMLGYNANESVGKLISNYIPYEQDKKLVYSKIKQKQVNPYTITIKKKDGTFFLAEIEAKDVRHNGEKVRIAAVRDVTEKHELQKTLEVSEEIYRTVFENTGTATCIINNEGVITLANTKFSVLSGLPLIEIINKKKWSDFVHSEDSEMMQNQHHLRRNAKNKAQSQYEFRFVDHHKNIKNILVVVDMIPDSTNSVTSLLDITNLKQAEELLKENEEKLITQNLELKLAKQEADNNQSNLELFIKKSPIPMVITDFNEKVEYVNDKFIQIFGYTIKDLPSAQKWWELAYPNLEYRLYVQESMNLAIQKAIDTKSDIEMQKWHIYTKNRKKKTCEFYMVPIENRFLIVIKDITKEIQNQKELIKAKEKAEESDRLKSSFLANMSHEIRTPMNGILGFTELLKEPDLTGDEQKMYIDIIKRSGDRMLDTVNDLIDISKIETGQMLTVKSEVNINDEMDVLYSFFKPEVENKGLKLEWLYQVPEDVNIIQTDKHKLHSILTNLIKNAIKYSDVGEIEIGCYKEQQFLEFYVKDEGIGIPKNRIEAIFQRFEQVDVLDARAFEGSGLGLAICKAYAEMLGGSIWVDSTLGVGSVFYFNIPILK